From Camelina sativa cultivar DH55 chromosome 7, Cs, whole genome shotgun sequence, one genomic window encodes:
- the LOC104704223 gene encoding purine permease 2-like: protein MVMKMKSVRVIINCIFLAIGSCGGPLMLRLYFHNGGERIWFSSFLQTVGCPLILFPLLFSFLSRRRLEEQEKTSLFLMKPPLFIASVVVGLLMGFDNYLYSYGLAYIPVSTASLIISAQLGFTALFAFFMVKQKFTPFTINAIVLLTVGAVVLAFNSDSDKLANETHKEYVVGFLMTAGAALLYAFILPLVELAYKKSRQRVTYTLVLEFQMVLCFVATCFCLVGMLASGDFKVRNMLLVFFLSSLR from the coding sequence atggtgatgaagatgaagagcgTTCGTGTGATCATAAACTGTATATTCCTAGCAATTGGAAGCTGTGGAGGCCCTCTAATGTTGCGTCTCTACTTCCACAACGGTGGCGAAAGGATCTGGTTTTCTAGCTTCCTCCAAACTGTAGGTTGTCCTCTTATCCTCTTccctcttctcttttccttccTTAGCCGTCGTCGccttgaagaacaagaaaagactTCACTTTTCCTCATGAAACCTCCTCTCTTCATCGCCTCTGTCGTCGTTGGTCTGCTCATGGGCTTTGACAATTACCTCTACTCTTACGGACTAGCTTATATCCCTGTTTCAACTGCGTCTCTGATCATTTCCGCGCAGTTAGGCTTCACTGCTCTCTTTGCCTTTTTCATGGTGAAGCAAAAGTTCACACCTTTCACTATAAACGCCATCGTTTTGCTCACTGTTGGTGCCGTAGTCCTTGCCTTTAACTCTGATAGTGACAAGCTTGCGAACGAGACACACAAGGAGTACGTTGTTGGGTTCCTCATGACCGCTGGTGCAGCTCTTCTCTACGCGTTTATATTGCCCCTCGTGGAGCTTGCTTACAAGAAATCTCGTCAACGAGTCACGTATACGCTCGTGCTCGAGTTCCAGATGGTCTTGTGCTTTGTTGCTACTTGCTTCTGCCTCGTGGGGATGCTAGCTTCTGGTGATTTCAAGGTAAGAAATatgcttcttgtttttttcctatCATCTTTGAGATGA